CAAGGCTATGGCACTGGATCACGCGAAGGAAAAAATTCGCGTTAATTGTGTGGCGCCCGGTGTCACATGGTCGAGCTATTTCGAGAAAATGGTTGAAACAACGCCCGATCCTGATGGCTTCAAGAATGCATTGAAAGCACGTTCGCCAATCAATCGCTGGGCAGAGCCGCAGGAAATCGCAAATTGCATTTTGTGGCTCGCATCAGATGAAGCATCCTTTGCGACAGGTGCAATGTTCACCGTCGATGGCGGCATGTCGGCCTGGTAATCGCATGACGATAGATACTCCCGTCCCCCATATTGCACTTCTTGGCTTCGGCGCCATCGGAAGGGATCTGTGCAGTAAGCTTCTGGCCTATAACTGTCAGATCACTGTGCTGCTGCGCGAAGGCGTAGAGGCACCGGATCAGCCACCCCGCAGGATCCGGTTTGTCAATGATGTGAATGCGTTGTTGGCTTCAGCACCTTCTGTTGTTGTCGAGGCCGCCGGACAGGATGCCTTGAAGGCATTCTGTCCGGTTTTTTTAAAGGCTGGCATTGATGTAATTGCTGCTTCGGTGGGGGGCATTGCTGATGCCGCTTTCAAATTAAGAGCAGCAGAACTAAGCGAGCAGAGTGGTGCTCAACTGATATTTTCGACAGGTGCGGTGGGTGGTCTGGATTATCTTGATGTCGTGACTCAAGCTGACGATCTCAGCGTAACTTACACGTCACGCAAGCCGGTCTCCGCTTGGCTCACTGAACTCAAAGAACTTGGGGTTGATCCCGAAAATATGCGCGAAGCGTTCGTACTTTATGAGGGCAATGCCATTCGTGCAGCAGAGCTTTATCCGCGTAATCTGAATGCGGGTCTCACGATTGCGCTGGCCGCCGGTGTGGCGCGCACGGTTGTTAGAGTCGTGGCCGATCCGGCGGTTTCATTCAATACGCATGAGATCGAGGCGCGAAGTTCATTTGGTGAAGCCTTTATGCGGTTCGCCAATCTGCCTTCGCCGGATAATCCCAAGACCTCAGCCATAACAGCTGCCAGCCTTTTAACCGAAGTCATACGTTATTTTGCCGGGCGATTAATTCCGGCGCAGTGAATGGATGGAATGCCGAATGAGCAATGTTCTCATTGCAGGTGCGGGAATAATAGGACTGAGCGCAGCGCGTGCTTTGTTGGCTGAGGGCCATAGTGTCACGATTGTTGATCGCGACCCGGCAGGTGACAAGGCATCCTTTGGTAATGCCGGCGGACTTGGTGTCACCGAGATTGTGCCAGCAAGCGTACCGGGACTTGTCTGGAAAGTACCAGGTTGGTTGTGTGATCCGCTCGGTCCACTGTCAGTGCGTCCTGCACATTTCCCGAAGCTTGTCCCATGGCTTGCGCGCTTTATGCATAGCAGCTCACAATCGGAAATGTTGCGTATTACCAAGGCTCTCGCAGCACTAACTGCGCCGGTTTATGATGATTATATGCCGTTGTTGGAGGAGCTGAAACTAACCCATGAGCTCCACCAGGTTGGCGCATTGTGGGT
This genomic stretch from Ochrobactrum sp. BTU1 harbors:
- a CDS encoding aspartate dehydrogenase; the protein is MTIDTPVPHIALLGFGAIGRDLCSKLLAYNCQITVLLREGVEAPDQPPRRIRFVNDVNALLASAPSVVVEAAGQDALKAFCPVFLKAGIDVIAASVGGIADAAFKLRAAELSEQSGAQLIFSTGAVGGLDYLDVVTQADDLSVTYTSRKPVSAWLTELKELGVDPENMREAFVLYEGNAIRAAELYPRNLNAGLTIALAAGVARTVVRVVADPAVSFNTHEIEARSSFGEAFMRFANLPSPDNPKTSAITAASLLTEVIRYFAGRLIPAQ